ATTAAGTGGAATAGGTTTCATAAATGCACCCATCATACCCCCTACAAATGCCATAGGTACCATTGTTAAGATGATAGCAAGTGTAGCAACATTTGTCGGTGCTCCAATCTCATCAGTCGCTTTTACAACTAAAGTATCAATATCTTTATGTTCACTATCATGTGCATGTAAATGTCTATGGATATTTTCAATTACGATAATTGCCGCATCAACAAGAAGTCCTAGGGAGAGTAAGAATGCAAACAGTGTCATTCTATTGATTGTTTGTCCGCTTAAGTATGCTACAAATAGTGTAGCTGCTAAAATAGCAGGTACTGTAAACATTACGATCATACTCTCTTTATAGCCAAGGAAAAATACCAGCATTACAGTAATGATAACAATCGTAATAATAAGGTGCTCAACAAGTTCATTAACTGCTTCATTTGCACGTTGTCCATAATCTCTAGTGATTTTATATCCGATCCCTTGAGCTTTTAACTCTTCGTCGTATTTTTCAAGAAGTGCTTTAACATCATCTGCAACAAATACAGCATTAGAACCTGCAAGTTTTGAGATGCTAAGTGTTATCTGTGAGTATGAACTTTTCTCTTTTTCATCGTTAAGTGTTATTCTCGCCGAGAGTTTATCATTAGCATTAATTCCATCTTCTACAGTTGCAATATCTTTGAGGTAGATTGGAGAGCCCATATATTGTGCAACCATTATATTTTGTACATCTTCAATGCTCTCAATAACATTTTGTACACCAAACACAACAAGTTTTTTATCTTGCGTATTTGTATTAACATCTGGTGCTTTGATAGAGATCGCTTTAATCGCTTGAACTATTTGCCCTAAAGAGAGGTGATACCCTTTGAGTTTATTAAGGTCAACATTTACATTAAATTGTTGTTTATGCTCACCTTTGAGATCTGTTTTTGAAACATTGTCTATTTGTGCGATCTTAATTTTAATATCTTGGATTGTTTTTAAAAAATCAGAATATACAAGAGAATTATTTGTTTGATAAAAAGCGATATTTACAATTGGGATATCGATGTCAATATCAAAAGGCTTTACTAACGGCTGCATAACCTCTTTAGGCATAAGGTCCATGTTCTGCATAACTTTATCGTAAAGTTTAAGATTTGATGCTTCTCTGTTTTGCCCAATATAATACATTACATTGATAATACCTACATTTTCCATACTCATAGAATAGATATGCTCAACACCGCTAATTTCACGAATCTTTTGCTCTAATGGCTGAACAACAATCTTTTCAACCTCTTTTGGAGAGAGTCCCGGTGCAGCGACCACAATACTACCACCGCTCAGTGCTATTTGCGGATCCTCTTCACGCGGCATAACTTCTAAAGAGATATATCCGATTGCCAGTAAAAATACTGCTAAAATAGCTGTTAGTGGGTTGTATAAAAACGATTTTGCAAGTTTCCCTGCTGTATCACTAACTTCTAAGTTCCTAATTTCCTTTTCACTCATAACTATTTTACCTCAATACCGATCGTAGTATACATACCCGGATAGATGTTTTTATTTTTCTTGTCTATAGAGATTTTGATCTTAAATGTGTGTGTCATAGGGTTTGAGCTAGGGATAATAGCTGATATTTTACCTGTAGTTTGGATCTCTAAAGATGGGATATTGATAGAAACTTTTTTCCCGATAAAGATACTTTTCATATCTTGTTCAGCTATTTCGATCTCAATTTTTAAATTACTTAAATCAGATAAAACGATTGCAGGCATACCTGGAATTGCCATCTCACCCACTTTGATGTTTTTAGAGATGATTACACCTGAATTTGGTGCTTTGATGATAAGGTACTTATATTGGTTCTCTACCTCTTGAAGTCTTGCTTTTGCAATGTTTATCATATCTTTGAGGTTTTTCTCTGCAAGTTCCAGCTCTTCAACTTTGTATTTTGCCACCATATCTTTTTCAAAAAGTCTTTTATGACGCTCAAGATTCATAACAACGTTTGAGTATTGGTTTTCATACATTTGCAGAGCAGATTCTGCTTGACGTTTTGCCGAGTCAATCTCACGAGAATCGATCGTGTAGAGTACTTGACCACGCGATACTCTATCACCTTCACTTACATTAACATTTGTAACAAATCCCATAAAACGACTTGTAATCATCTTTTGGTTATCTGATATCACAGTACCAGACAGTGTTAATATTTCAGCAACAAGAGATGTTGCCAGTGCTATTAAAGCGAGTATTTTCTTCATTATTTTTCTCCGTTTGCTAGTTTTTCAAGTTCAAAGATTTTTTCATTTCTTTTATTTTTTGCTACTAAAAGTTGTAGTATTTTTTCTATTTGAGAAGATTGTTTTATTATAACATCATTCATAGATACAAGTTTCTCTTTATATCTTGCTTCATAATTCTCATAGATCGCATTTGCCAACTCTAACTCTTTTGTAAGAGATTTGATCTCTTGGTTGGCACTTTTAACTTCTGTTTTTATTTTTGCAAGTTGTAAAGAGATCCCTTTTTTCGCAAGTTGTACTTGTGATTCTATTTTTAGTTGTTCAATTTTTGCTTTTTCAACTTTTGCACCGTCAATACCGCCGTTAAAGATATTCCAAGTAAGTCTTGCACCCACTGTATAAGCTTTATGATCGTTTGCTTCGCCCAAGAATGTATCATCAGCTGTTGCAATTTCTGCAAATGCACCGAGAGTTGGATAGTAACTAGCTTGACTTGCATCTAACATACTTGCTTTTATATCTAAAGCGGTAGTTGCTTTTTTGATATCCAAGTTTCTTGCAAGTACGTCATTATCAGTGAAGTTAGGTTCAGCTATTTCACTTGTTGGAACTTCGATATCGTCCACTTTTTCATTTAATAAAAAGCTGATGTAGTG
Above is a window of Sulfurimonas marina DNA encoding:
- a CDS encoding efflux RND transporter permease subunit, whose product is MSEKEIRNLEVSDTAGKLAKSFLYNPLTAILAVFLLAIGYISLEVMPREEDPQIALSGGSIVVAAPGLSPKEVEKIVVQPLEQKIREISGVEHIYSMSMENVGIINVMYYIGQNREASNLKLYDKVMQNMDLMPKEVMQPLVKPFDIDIDIPIVNIAFYQTNNSLVYSDFLKTIQDIKIKIAQIDNVSKTDLKGEHKQQFNVNVDLNKLKGYHLSLGQIVQAIKAISIKAPDVNTNTQDKKLVVFGVQNVIESIEDVQNIMVAQYMGSPIYLKDIATVEDGINANDKLSARITLNDEKEKSSYSQITLSISKLAGSNAVFVADDVKALLEKYDEELKAQGIGYKITRDYGQRANEAVNELVEHLIITIVIITVMLVFFLGYKESMIVMFTVPAILAATLFVAYLSGQTINRMTLFAFLLSLGLLVDAAIIVIENIHRHLHAHDSEHKDIDTLVVKATDEIGAPTNVATLAIILTMVPMAFVGGMMGAFMKPIPLNVPVALIASLIVAYIFTPYLSKKLLKIKDDGAHHPKENNKGSL
- a CDS encoding efflux RND transporter periplasmic adaptor subunit — protein: MKKILALIALATSLVAEILTLSGTVISDNQKMITSRFMGFVTNVNVSEGDRVSRGQVLYTIDSREIDSAKRQAESALQMYENQYSNVVMNLERHKRLFEKDMVAKYKVEELELAEKNLKDMINIAKARLQEVENQYKYLIIKAPNSGVIISKNIKVGEMAIPGMPAIVLSDLSNLKIEIEIAEQDMKSIFIGKKVSINIPSLEIQTTGKISAIIPSSNPMTHTFKIKISIDKKNKNIYPGMYTTIGIEVK